In Polaromonas sp. JS666, one genomic interval encodes:
- a CDS encoding long-chain-fatty-acid--CoA ligase has protein sequence MNAATLDRPWLKAYPAGVPADIDSSQYPSLVALMEESFQKYGSRVAYSFMGKDVTFGQTDSLSVAFAVYLQGLGLLKGDRIAIMMPNVPQYPVAVAAILRAGYVVVNVNPLYTPRELEHQLKDSGAKAIVIIENFAHVLEQCIATTPIKHVVLCAMGDQLGMLKGALVNYVVRNVKKMVPAFNLPGAVRFNDAVAQGTRGTLKRPDIKPDDVAVLQYTGGTTGVSKGAVLLHRNVIANVLQSEAWNGPAMASLPAGEQPTYVCALPLYHIFAFTVNMMLGMRTGAKNILIPNPRDLPAVLKELSKHTINSFPAVNTLFNGLANHPDFNTVDWSHLKISVGGGMAVQSSVAKLWLEKTGCPICEGYGLSETSPSASCNPTNSKAFTGTIGVPIPSTWFKLIDDDGNEVPPGQPGEIAIKGPQVMAGYWQRPDETAKVMTPDGYFKSGDIGVLDENGFFKIVDRKKDMILVSGFNVYPNEIEDVVARLDGVMECACVGVADEKSGEAVKLVIVKKNPELTEAQVREYCKANLTGYKQPKVVEFRADLPKTPVGKILRRELRDKK, from the coding sequence ATGAATGCAGCGACCCTTGATCGCCCGTGGCTCAAAGCCTACCCGGCGGGCGTGCCTGCGGACATTGACAGTTCGCAATACCCGTCGCTGGTGGCCTTGATGGAGGAAAGCTTCCAGAAGTATGGCAGCCGTGTGGCTTACAGCTTCATGGGCAAAGATGTCACCTTCGGCCAGACGGACAGCCTGTCTGTCGCCTTCGCTGTCTATCTGCAGGGCCTGGGCCTGCTCAAGGGTGACCGCATCGCCATCATGATGCCCAATGTGCCGCAGTATCCGGTCGCTGTGGCCGCCATCCTGCGCGCTGGCTATGTGGTGGTCAACGTCAATCCGCTCTACACGCCGCGCGAACTGGAGCACCAGCTCAAGGACTCCGGTGCCAAGGCCATCGTCATCATCGAGAACTTTGCCCACGTGCTGGAGCAGTGCATCGCCACCACGCCAATCAAGCACGTGGTGCTGTGCGCCATGGGCGACCAGCTGGGCATGCTCAAGGGCGCGCTGGTCAACTATGTGGTGCGCAACGTCAAGAAGATGGTGCCCGCCTTCAACCTGCCCGGCGCCGTGCGCTTCAACGACGCCGTGGCCCAGGGCACGCGTGGCACGCTCAAGCGCCCGGACATCAAGCCCGACGATGTGGCCGTGCTGCAGTACACCGGCGGCACCACCGGCGTTTCCAAGGGTGCGGTGCTGCTGCACCGCAATGTGATTGCCAACGTGCTGCAGTCCGAAGCCTGGAATGGCCCGGCCATGGCCAGCCTGCCCGCGGGCGAGCAGCCCACCTATGTCTGCGCGCTGCCGCTGTACCACATCTTCGCCTTCACGGTGAACATGATGCTGGGCATGCGCACCGGCGCCAAAAACATCCTGATCCCCAATCCGCGCGATCTGCCGGCCGTGCTCAAGGAGCTCTCCAAGCACACGATCAACAGCTTTCCTGCTGTCAACACACTGTTCAACGGCCTGGCCAACCACCCCGACTTCAACACCGTCGACTGGTCCCACCTGAAGATTTCGGTCGGCGGCGGCATGGCCGTGCAAAGCTCGGTGGCCAAGCTGTGGCTGGAAAAAACCGGTTGCCCCATCTGCGAAGGTTACGGCCTGTCCGAAACCTCGCCATCTGCCAGCTGCAACCCGACGAACAGCAAGGCCTTTACCGGCACCATCGGCGTGCCGATTCCCAGCACCTGGTTCAAGCTCATCGACGACGACGGCAATGAAGTGCCGCCCGGCCAGCCCGGCGAGATTGCCATCAAGGGGCCGCAGGTGATGGCTGGCTACTGGCAGCGTCCGGACGAGACCGCCAAGGTCATGACGCCCGACGGTTACTTCAAATCCGGTGACATCGGCGTGCTTGATGAAAATGGCTTCTTCAAGATCGTTGACCGCAAGAAAGACATGATCCTGGTGAGCGGTTTCAATGTCTACCCCAACGAGATCGAGGACGTCGTTGCCAGGCTCGATGGCGTGATGGAGTGCGCCTGCGTGGGGGTGGCCGACGAAAAATCGGGTGAAGCCGTCAAGCTGGTGATCGTCAAGAAAAACCCTGAACTGACGGAAGCCCAGGTGCGCGAATACTGCAAGGCCAACCTTACCGGCTACAAGCAGCCCAAGGTGGTTGAGTTTCGGGCCGACCTGCCCAAGACGCCGGTTGGCAAAATCCTTCGCCGCGAGCTGCGCGACAAAAAGTGA